From the Calditrichota bacterium genome, the window AATTTATCCACGGAAAACTCAACGTTGGCGAGGCTTTGTCGCCGCCTTTGATTCGCGAAGTGAAGAAAAAAATGGACAAAAAGAAAACAGTGATCATCGATTCGCCTCCTGGGACATCCTGTCCGGTCATCGAAGCGATCAAAGATAGCGATTTTGTCCTTTTGGTCACAGAACCGACGCCTTTCGGGCTAAATGATCTGAGATTGGCCGTGGAAATGGTGCGAAAAATCGGCTTGAATTTCGGTGTGGTTATCAATCGCGCCGATGTGGGCAACAGAGAAGTACATGACTATTGCACCCGTGAAAATATCCCCATTTTGATGGAAATTAATAACGACAGAAAAATTGCAGAGGCTTATTCGCGCGGAATGCCCATTGTCGATTTGTATCCCGAATTTAAAGACAAGTTTTTGGCGTTGTATCGGGAAATCGAAGGGAGGGTTGCCGCATGAGAGAGATAGTGATTATTAGCGGAAAAGGCGGTACCGGTAAAACAACTGTCACGTCTGCGTTTGCTTCGTTGGCAGGAAAAAAGGTGATGGCCGATTGCGATGTGGACGCTGCCGATCTTCATTTGATTCTAAAACCGGATATTAAGCATCGTGAAGATTTCCGCAGCGGAAGGAAGGCCTACATTCGCCAGCAGGATTGTATTGATTGCGGGAAATGCATTGAAGTGTGTCAGTTTGATGCCATTAGCGACGACTACGTTGTCGATCAGATTTCATGTGAGGGTTGCGGCGTTTGTGTCTATTTCTGCCCGGTGGACGCCATTGATTTTAATGAGGTTGTGAGCGGAGAATGGTTCATTTCGGAAACCCGTTTCGGGCCTCTCGTGCACGCAAAACTTGGCATCGCCGAAGAAAACTCCGGCAAATTAGTTTCTCTGGTACGCCGGCAGGCGAAATTGATCGCGGAAGAGAAGAATCTGGACTATGTCATTGTTGACGGTTCGCCTGGTGTGGGCTGTCCGGTTATTTCTTCGATTACCGGTGCAGATGCCGTACTCATTGTCACGGAACCGACGCTTTCCGGAGTTCACGATCTGGAGCGAGTCGTAAATTTATCCAAGGGGCATTTTGGCATCAACACCTACGTTTGCGTGAACAAATATGACTTGAACGAAGAAATTACTGAAGAAGTCGAAAAATTTTGCCAGGAGAATGAGGTAATTTTCGCCGGAAAAATCCCTTACGATACCGAGGTTACGGCGGCGATGGTTGCGGGAAAGAACGTCATCGAGTATTCCGATGGCAGAATCGCGCAAGCGGTGCGATCGATTTGGGAAAAAGTTAAATGAGTTTCTGGTTTGTCGTTTCGGGTTTCGAGTTAGCGCGTTTCAGTTTGATAATGCCGCTTTCTTTGCAAACAAAAGAAAATTTCTGTGACCTCTGCGGCTTTTTTTAAATTTACAAGAAATCGGAGGTGTAATCGTGAGCAAATCTGTGAAAATCGGGATCATTATCTGCGACCGCTACCGAACGTGCGCTGGCGGCAAATGTCTGCGGGCACTGCGTAATCGGGAAGGGGCTTTTGCTATTTATCAAGGAAAAGACGTCGAATTGGTCGGTTACACGACTTGCGACGGCTGTCCGGGCGGAAATATCGAATATGCACCGGAGGAAATGAAAAGTAATGGCGCTGAAGTCATCCATTTAGCGACTGGGCTTTTGGTCGGCTATCCGCCGTGTCCGTATCTGACTCATTTTCGGGATTTTATTGAAAACAAATATGGCTTGAAAGTCGTTTATGGCACACATCCGATTCCTGAAAAATATTTGAAAACGCATCAGGAATTGAAAACGTGGGCATCGCCGGAGTGGGAGGAAATTTTAGCGCCCACAATGGCGGACCAAGAGACGAGATTGACTTATAACTAAAAATACCGGTGTGAAAAAATGGAATTACGAGAAAAAGTCATTCAAGCGTTGAGCCAGGTGATCGACCCTGAGACCAGCCTGGACGTGGTACGCATGAGATTAGTGATAGACCTCAAGGTGACAGACGACGGTGTGGTTTCTTTGACTTTTATTCCGTCGTCGCCGGTTTGTCCGCTGGGATTTCAACTGGCGATTAGCATCCAGGAAGCATTGAAAAAAGTAGAGGGTGTAAAAGACATTAAAATTGAAGTGAAAAACTTCGTCTATGCTGAACAGGTGAAAATAGCGCTGGAGCAAAACAAATGAAGCCGATAACATTAAAACCCATCGGCGTGATTCATTCGCCGTACAAAAATTCTAAGGACATGCCTATTCAGGGTATATTTAAACCTGAAGTGGTGGCGTGGGTTGAGTTGGCTGAAAAATATGTCCCCGGTTTGAAAGACCTGGACGAATTTAGCCATGCGATTCTCATTTATTATTTCCATCTGACAGAAGAAGAGCGTTTGCGGGGGAGACCCTATCTGGAAGATGAAAAGCACGGCGTTTTTGCCATTCGCAGTCCACACAGGCCTAACCATCTCGGTTTCACCGTTGTAAAGATCCAAAAGATCGAAGGAAACAGACTCTATTTCAGCGACGTAGACATGATCGACGGCACTCCGTTGCTGGATATTAAACCTTATTGTCCGGAGTTCGATCAGAGGGAAAATGTGAAGTATGGCTGGATTGAAAAGCATTTTTCCGGAAAGAAAATTCCCGAGAGAACTATTTTGAAAAAATGATCGGGAAAGAAGGGGAACAATTTTGTTGCTGATTAGTAATATTTTCTTAAACAATTTCAATGATGTTTTGGTTCAAATCACAAAAGTGGCAAACTAATGGGAAACAGAGCCAAAAAAGTTCTTGCAATCATCACTTTGCTGACTTTCATCGTCACCACTTTTTTGGTTTATTCGAATTTACATTTTCACATCGTTGATTCGCATTATGTGATTCATGGACACCCATACCAGAAAAAATCGCATAATGCAGCAACTGTACCTTGTCACCAACATTCTGCTGCGGGATTTTTATTTTATTCCTCAATTTTCAACCTCGCTTCATTTTTTATCCTTTTGTTAATTATTTTTGTCTTGCTATTTGCCCATGAATTAGCTTTCAGAAAACAGAGTTTCTATTACAGAACACCAACCTACTCATCTCCCTCATTGCGTGCTCCGCCACATGCGGCTTAAAATCTTCATTTTTATCAGCAATTTTTAATTCCATCTTTTTTTGTCGAAGGGACAGGAATACACTTATTGGTATGACATGGCAATCGCGGATTATTTCAGCCCGGCATTGAATCACAAGTCGAGGCAGGAATGTTATGTTCAATGTAGCGCTATGGTGTATCCTGACTTTGACCGGAAAAAAGTTTGAGACAAATTAAATCTGATAATTTAAATTTGTAATTGCTTATTTGAAGGAGGAGCTCGTATGTCCAGAAAAATATTGATCTTTGTGCTATTTTTGTTTTTATTGCCGGGATTTTTGGCAAAAGAGGCTTTTTCTCAGAAAAAAACAACTGCTCAAGATTCGACCCAACAAAAAATTCTGGAGTTAGAAAAAATCGTACAGCAATTGAAAGCCAGAATTGAAAAAAAAGAGCAGGAAAATGAACTGAAAAAACTCATGGAAGAAGCTTCGCAGCTCACGACCGTGAAAAATAAAGAAACTATCGGCATTGGTAAAAGATTCCACACTGGTGTGCGGCAGCAATCTGTCCTGAATCCCAACATCAGCGTCGGTGGTGATTTTTTCGGCAGCATCAGCACTTCAAAGTCTGATTTTATAAATAAACCGAGTGAAATTGCTTACGGCAATAATGGATTTTATCTGCGCGAGTTGCATTTGAGTCTGATTTCCCCGCTTGATCCGTTCACTCGCGGGAAAACGTTTCTTTCAATAAATAGTGAGGGAATTGAAGTAGAGGAAGCCTACATGGAGTGGCTCAACTTGCCGCTCAATATGAATTTGAAAATAGGAAAATTCAAAACCGAATTCGGCGGTCTCAACCGTTGGCACGATCATGCTTTGCCGCAATTCGACAGGCCAAAACCTCTGATCGATTTGTTCGGGAGAGAAGGCGTCTCCGGCTTTGGTTTGGCAGGAAATTTCTTGTTACCCAGATTGTTAGGCGCCGATGCCACAAGTTTTGATGCCGCACTTATCAGAGGCGGCAATGGTTTCAGCTTTACTGATAATGGGAAATACAATTTGCTTTTCTCGGGTCATTTCAAAAACTATTACGACCTCAGCCGATCCACATATTTTGAGTTCACTTTGAGCGGTGTCACCGGAAAAAACGATCCCGCTGAAAAATACAGCAGCTACGTTGGTGATCTTGGACTGACATTGAAGTGGATTCCTGTTGGTAGGTCAAAATACCGCACTTTTGAATGGCGCACTGAATTGCTTTACAGTAAAAAAGAAACTGTTGGAGGCGATGTCACCAGTAAGGGGTTTTTTACTTCCCTGCAGAATAAATTGAATGCCAGTTGGTGGATTTCCGGGCGTTTTGATTATTCGGAACTGCCTTACGATCCCAGCCAAAAAGAGTGGACGGCTACGGCGTGCCTCGATTATTGGCAGAGCGAATTCGTTTATTACCGAATTCAATACCAGTATTCCAATCGCGATTTCACTAATGTGTTTGGCCTTGCCGGCCCATATCCCGACGAAAGTACGCTTACTTTTCACGTAAATTGGGCGATGGGACCGCATAAGCATGAGAAATATTAGTTTGGCGTTCGTAGTTTTAGTTCAGAGTTTTCGTGATTAGGAAAAATATGCTAAAATCAGAACGGTTGGATGAGTTCAAATAAAATAGGAGAAATAAAATGAAAGTTAAAATAAGAGCTCTTTTTGTGATTTTATTATCTGTATTTTTATTGTCTTCGGCTACTTTTGCGCAAAAGAGACATCAGCGCAGACAGGGTCAAAAAGTAAAACGCGAAAAGAAATTGAAAATCGTCGCTTCATTTTCGGATTATGCTTCCATTGCTAAAGAAATCGCCGGTGACAAAGCGGTCGTCGATTACATCGCTTCCGGAGAGGATGACCCCCATTTTGTGCCGCCGAAACCAAGCTATGCCATGAAACTGCGCGATGCAGATATGTGGATCACGACAGGAATGGATTTAGAAATTTGGTCAACGACGCTACTGGATAAAGCGCGGAATAAAAAAATCATGGACGGTGAGATTGGCTTTGTCGCGGTGTCTGAGGGTTGCCATATCATTGATATCCCTGCTCACGCGGATCGTACCGAAGGAGACATTCATGCGTTGGGCAATCCTCACATCAATACCGGCCCGCTGAATTGGCGCGTCATTGCGAGAAATATCACCATCGGCTTGCAAAAAGTGGATCCTGCTAATGCGGATTACTACATTGCAAATCGGGATAAATTCATTGACAAGGTGGATCGCACTTTGTTTGGCGATGAATTAGTGGACATGTTCGGCGGCGAAACACTGGCGAAATTGCTGGATAACGGCACGCTGTTCACCTTTCTGCAGAAAAATTACAAAGGCGAAAAATTGATCGACCATTTGGGCGGCTGGCTGAAAAAAGCGCTGCCTTTTCGTGGGAAAAAAATCATTGCCTACCACAAAAATTGGGGATATTTTGCCAAAACATTCGGGCTGGAAATTGCCGGTTACATTGAACCCAAACCGGGAATACCGCCGTCGGCAAAACATGTGCAGAAAATGATTAAGATGATCAAAGACCAGAATATCAGTTTAATGCTGGTGGCAAGTTATTTCGAGAAGAAAACTCCGCGCATGATCGAAAGCAAAACCGGAATCAGGGCGCTTTTCATTCCCATGTTTGTTAATTGTATTCCTGCAGTGTCCGATAATTTCAAATTAGTGGATTACTGGATTGATCAAATCAACGCAAATATCAAATAACGGGGAGCTGAAATGATTGAAAATATTATTTTTCTCGCTGCACCGATTACCATCAGCGTGCTGCTGGCTGGAATTTTGAGCTATTTTGGCAATCATATTTTGACGCGGGGAATTATTTTCATCGACATTGCTTTGGCGCAAATTGCTGCCTTGGGAACGATGATCGGTTTGCTCGCCGGACTTGCGGAAGGTTCGACCGGGGTGGAACTTGTTTCTCTTATTTTTACGTTGATAGTGATCTCCATTTTTGCTTTGACAAAATTTGAAAAACAGGCGATTCCGCAGGAGGCGATTATTGGAATTATTTACGGCTTGGGGTTGGGACTTGCCATGTTATTGGCGGATAAAATTCCCGGCGGCTCAAATTATATCACGAAAACCATTACCGGAAATATTCTCTGGGTGACTTGGAGCGATGTGATTTCCTCGGCGATTTTAATTGCCATCGTCGCTGTCATTCATTTTATTTTTCGCAAACAGTTCATTGCCATTTCCGAATCAAAAGAAAATCTGCCCTTTTCCATCGGCAGAGTGCGCATTTACGAATTGATTTTTTACATCACTTTTGGCTTTGTGGTGGTAAAGGCAGTTCCCATCGCAGGAATTTTCTTGATTTTTGTACTTCTGATTGCGCCGACTGCCATTGCCACGCTGTTCACTCAAAAGTGGGTCAATCGATTCGCCTGGAGCTGGGTCATTGGGATTTTGGGCTCAATCATCGGCATTTATTTTTCTTATGATTTAAATATTTCCAATGGGCCTGCAATTGTGACTCTGCTGGGCGTTACTGTGTTTGTTCTGGCATTTGTGAAAATTGCCATGGGGAAAGTGAAAGAGGCTTAATGAAAATCTAAACCAAATTCACAACTGAAAAAATAGGAGCATTTATGTTAACAGCAATTGAGTTCATGTTTGCCCCGTTTGTGGTTTGCCTGCTTCTAATTGGCATCAACATCTATTTTGGCATTCATGTTATCAAGAGAGAAATTATTTTTATTGATATCGCTCTTGCGCAAATTGCTGCGTTGGGAGCAACGGTGGCGACAATCACCGGGTGGGCGCCGCACGCGCACGATCAGGTTTCTTTTGCGGGATATTTACTGAGTATCGCTTTTACGACGATGGCGGCGTTTGTGTTTGCGACGCTGAAAAGCAAGAAGTTGCCCATTCCGCTGGAATCTCTCATCGGAATTGCCTACGCGGTCGCGGCGACCGGCGCTGTGATTTTGCTGGACAAAGCTGCCGGCGGTGATGTGCACGTTCACGAAATGGTTGCGGGATCAATTTTGTGGGTGAAATGGTCACAGATTTTAGAGTTATTTCTTGTGTTCGGCGTCATTGGTCTGTTTCATCTCTTGTTCCGAGAAAAATTTCTCTCATTGACCGATTCCTATCACAACGGGAAAAGCGGAAGTTATTCTTTCTGGTGGGATTTTCTGTTTTATGCGACATTCGGCATTGCCGTGGTGCATTCCGTGCGCGTGGGCGGAATTTTGACGGTGTTCGCTTTCCTCATCATCCCTGCCAGCATTTCGGCGCTGTTTTCACAAAAATGGCTGGCCAGAATTCTCATTGGCTGGGGCCTGGGAACTGTTGTGAGCGTTTTAGGCCTTTATTTGTCATGGGTATTGGACGTCCCAAGCTCGCCGACAGTAATTTTGTTTTTGGGCGTATTTTTGCTATTAGCGCTGCTGGCAAAATCACTGGGTATTGTAAAAAGACCTTCATGAAGCATATAGGTGTACTTCAACCTCAAAGGTGGGGTACACCTATGCTGTGATTTCCTCAAGCGTGTCTTCCAACAATATCAGAATTAGATAAGCTACAATTTTCAAATCATATTTTTTCGCCCAGTTGATCACTTTGATAAAAATATTCGCGATTTTGGCGGTGGTAAATTTTTCGCTGGACTTCGTCGGCTCCACTGACTAATTCCATCTTCAACGCAGAAACATCATTTTTTTTGAAAGAATAAAATCGCCTGCTTTTAATTGATAAACATAAATCCCGCTCGCAACATTTTCACTTTCTTGGTTTTTTCCATTCCAGTTAATTTGAAACGAACCTGCCGATTGATGCTTATCCACCAGTGTGACAATCCGCTGCCCCTGCAAATTAAAAATAGCAATTTCAACATGGGAAGCTCGCGGAAGATGATATTCGATTGTTGTCTCCGGATTGAACGGATTGGGATAGTTTTGTTGCAAAGAATAATCGGTTATAACCTTTTCATTAGAAATGGCTACTTTGGTTACCAGTGTTTTTCCAATTGGGGTTATTGGTATAATGCTGCCATCCGAACTATTTGCCAGAACTCCGGCAAAATCAAATTCTACCTGGACACCGGTTGCTGCCTTAAATTTCAAAGATAACAAAATCCCGTGTCCGGAACTACTGCCGGATGTCTGATACATTGAGGCACTAATCTTACCATTAGCATCATCAGCCAAAACAGTTGCCTGACCTTCTGGCATAAAACTGCC encodes:
- a CDS encoding P-loop NTPase, which gives rise to MIISVASGKGGTGKTTLAINLALSLEKNVQYLDCDVEEPNGHIFVKPKFDDELSFGMPIPVVDFDKCDYCGKCGEICEYNAIVVIKQNVLVFPDLCHSCAGCWLVCPQKAISTEDREIGKLERGDRNGIEFIHGKLNVGEALSPPLIREVKKKMDKKKTVIIDSPPGTSCPVIEAIKDSDFVLLVTEPTPFGLNDLRLAVEMVRKIGLNFGVVINRADVGNREVHDYCTRENIPILMEINNDRKIAEAYSRGMPIVDLYPEFKDKFLALYREIEGRVAA
- a CDS encoding (4Fe-4S)-binding protein; translation: MREIVIISGKGGTGKTTVTSAFASLAGKKVMADCDVDAADLHLILKPDIKHREDFRSGRKAYIRQQDCIDCGKCIEVCQFDAISDDYVVDQISCEGCGVCVYFCPVDAIDFNEVVSGEWFISETRFGPLVHAKLGIAEENSGKLVSLVRRQAKLIAEEKNLDYVIVDGSPGVGCPVISSITGADAVLIVTEPTLSGVHDLERVVNLSKGHFGINTYVCVNKYDLNEEITEEVEKFCQENEVIFAGKIPYDTEVTAAMVAGKNVIEYSDGRIAQAVRSIWEKVK
- a CDS encoding CGGC domain-containing protein, which encodes MSKSVKIGIIICDRYRTCAGGKCLRALRNREGAFAIYQGKDVELVGYTTCDGCPGGNIEYAPEEMKSNGAEVIHLATGLLVGYPPCPYLTHFRDFIENKYGLKVVYGTHPIPEKYLKTHQELKTWASPEWEEILAPTMADQETRLTYN
- a CDS encoding DUF59 domain-containing protein, producing MELREKVIQALSQVIDPETSLDVVRMRLVIDLKVTDDGVVSLTFIPSSPVCPLGFQLAISIQEALKKVEGVKDIKIEVKNFVYAEQVKIALEQNK
- the tsaA gene encoding tRNA (N6-threonylcarbamoyladenosine(37)-N6)-methyltransferase TrmO, with product MKPITLKPIGVIHSPYKNSKDMPIQGIFKPEVVAWVELAEKYVPGLKDLDEFSHAILIYYFHLTEEERLRGRPYLEDEKHGVFAIRSPHRPNHLGFTVVKIQKIEGNRLYFSDVDMIDGTPLLDIKPYCPEFDQRENVKYGWIEKHFSGKKIPERTILKK
- a CDS encoding zinc ABC transporter substrate-binding protein; its protein translation is MKVKIRALFVILLSVFLLSSATFAQKRHQRRQGQKVKREKKLKIVASFSDYASIAKEIAGDKAVVDYIASGEDDPHFVPPKPSYAMKLRDADMWITTGMDLEIWSTTLLDKARNKKIMDGEIGFVAVSEGCHIIDIPAHADRTEGDIHALGNPHINTGPLNWRVIARNITIGLQKVDPANADYYIANRDKFIDKVDRTLFGDELVDMFGGETLAKLLDNGTLFTFLQKNYKGEKLIDHLGGWLKKALPFRGKKIIAYHKNWGYFAKTFGLEIAGYIEPKPGIPPSAKHVQKMIKMIKDQNISLMLVASYFEKKTPRMIESKTGIRALFIPMFVNCIPAVSDNFKLVDYWIDQINANIK
- a CDS encoding metal ABC transporter permease, producing MIENIIFLAAPITISVLLAGILSYFGNHILTRGIIFIDIALAQIAALGTMIGLLAGLAEGSTGVELVSLIFTLIVISIFALTKFEKQAIPQEAIIGIIYGLGLGLAMLLADKIPGGSNYITKTITGNILWVTWSDVISSAILIAIVAVIHFIFRKQFIAISESKENLPFSIGRVRIYELIFYITFGFVVVKAVPIAGIFLIFVLLIAPTAIATLFTQKWVNRFAWSWVIGILGSIIGIYFSYDLNISNGPAIVTLLGVTVFVLAFVKIAMGKVKEA
- a CDS encoding metal ABC transporter permease, whose product is MLTAIEFMFAPFVVCLLLIGINIYFGIHVIKREIIFIDIALAQIAALGATVATITGWAPHAHDQVSFAGYLLSIAFTTMAAFVFATLKSKKLPIPLESLIGIAYAVAATGAVILLDKAAGGDVHVHEMVAGSILWVKWSQILELFLVFGVIGLFHLLFREKFLSLTDSYHNGKSGSYSFWWDFLFYATFGIAVVHSVRVGGILTVFAFLIIPASISALFSQKWLARILIGWGLGTVVSVLGLYLSWVLDVPSSPTVILFLGVFLLLALLAKSLGIVKRPS